GCCGCTCGCCGGGTCCTCGCCGAGCTCCTTGAGCGGGGCGGCCGCCGCTGCGCGCCCGCGCTGCTTGGGCTGGGCGTAGATGGCGAGCGCCTCGTCGAGGGTGATGTCGAACAGCTGCTGCTCGGAGGTGAGCGAGCGGGAGTCGGTGCCCTTCTTGAGGTACGGGCCGTAGCGGCCGTTCTGGGCCGTGATCTCGACACCCTCGGCGTCGGCTCCGACGACCCGCGGCAGCGACAGCAGCCGCAGGGCCGCGTCGAGGTCGATGGTCGAGAGGTCCATGTCCTGGAAGAGGGAGGCCGTCCGCGGCTTGGCCTTGACGGCCTTCTTGCGGCCCTTGGCCGGCGCCTCCTCGGCGTTCTCCGGCAGCACCTCGGTGACGTACGGGCCGTAGCGCCCGGCCTTGGCGACGATGTCGTGGCCGGTCGCCGGGTCCTGCCCGAGCACCTTGCCGTCGTCGGCCGCGGCCTCGAGCAGCTCGCGGGCCTTCGCGGGCGTCATCTCGTCGGGGGCGACGTCGTCGGTGATCGTGGCCCGTCGCGGCGCGGCCGGCACCTCGGCGCCCTCGGCCACCTCGCCCGTCGAGAGGTCGACGCCCCCGGGAACGACCTCCTCGACGTAGGGGCCGTAGCGACCGACGCGCACGACCATGCCCTCGCCGAGGGGGATGGTGCTGATCTCACGGGCGTCGATCTCGCCGAGGTCGTCGACGAGCGCTCGCAGGCCCGCGCCCGACGTCGCCTCGTCGCCGAAGTAGAAGCGCTTCAGCCAGTCGACCCGGCCCTCGTCGCCGTTGGCGATGCGGTCGAGGTCCTCCTCCATCGAGGCGGTGAACTCGTAGTCGACCAGGTTGCCGAAGTGCTCCTCGAGCAGCCGGGTCACGGCGAAGGCGAGCCACGTCGGCACGAGCGCCTGGCCCTTGGTGAAGACGTAGCCGCGGTCCTGGATGGTGCCGATCGTCGACGCGTACGTCGACGGGCGACCGATGCCGCGCTCCTCCATCGCCTTGACGAGGGTGGCCTCGGTGTAGCGCGCCGGCGGGCTCGTCTCGTGGCCGTCGGCCTCGGCGCGCACGACCTCGAGCTGGACGCCCTCGCTGACCTTGGGCAGTCGGCGCTCCTCCTCGGCGGCCTGCGCGCGGGCGGCGGCCTCGTCGTCGCGACCCTCCTCGTACGCGGCGAGGAAGCCGCGGAAGGTGATGATCGTGCCGCTGGCGCTGAACTCGACCTGCTGGGCGCCCTCGATGCCGGTGTCGACCGTGAGCTTGACCGTGGCCGTCGAGCCGCGGGCGTCGGCCATCTGCGAGGCGACGGTGCGCTTCCAGATCAGCTCGTAGAGCGCGAAGTCCTCGCCACGCAGCTCGCCGGCCACCTGCGCGGGCGAACGGAAGCGGTCACCCGCCGGGCGCACGGCCTCGTGCGCCTCCTGCGCGTTCTTGACCTTCTTCTCGTAGCGGCGGGGGCTCTCGGGCACGTACTCCGCGCCGTAGAGGTCGCGGGCCTGGCTGCGCGCGGCGGTCAGGGCGGCGTCCGAGAGCGTCGTGCTGTCGGTACGCATGTAGGTGATGTAGCCGCCCTCGTAGAGCCGCTGCGCCACGCGCATCGCGTTCTTCGACGACAGGCGCAGCTTGCGCGAGGCCTCCTGCTGCAGCGTCGAGGTCGTGAAGGGCGCCGACGGGCGGCGCGTGTACGGCTTCTCCTGCACGTCGGAGACGACGGCGGTCGTCGCGACGACGGCCTCGGCGATGCGCCGGGCCAGCCCCTCGTCGAGCTGCACGGTGCCCCGCCCGGTGAGCACACCGGCATCCGAGAAGTCACGCCCCGTGGCGACGCGCGCACCGTCGACCTGCGAGAGGCGCGCGGTGAAGTGCTGCCCGGCGCTCTCGGGAGTGAACTCGCCCTCGACGTCCCAGTACGACGCCCGCACGAAGGCCATCCGCTCGCGCTCGCGCTCGACGACCATGCGGGTCGCGACCGACTGCACGCGGCCGGCCGAGAGTCCCTGGCGCACCTTGCGCCACAGCACCGGGCTGACCTCGTAGCCGTAGAGGCGGTCGAGGATGCGGCGGGTCTCCTGCGCGTCGACCATGGCCGTGTCGATCTCGCGGGTGTCGTTGACGGCGCGCTGGATCGCCTCGCGGGTGATCTCGTGGAACACCATGCGCTTGACGGGGACCCGCGGCTTGAGCGCCTCGAGCAGGTGCCACGCGATGGCCTCGCCCTCGCGGTCCTCGTCGGTGGCGAGGTAGAGCTCGCTGGCGTCCTTGAGCTTGCGCCGCAGCTCGGCGACCTTCTTCTTCTTGTCGGCGTCGACGACGTAGTAGGGGTCGAAGCCGTTGTCGACGTCGACGGCGAACCGGCCGTACGGCCCCTTCTTCATGTCGGCGGGCAGCTCGCTCGGGTTCGGCAGGTCACGGATGTGCCCGATCGACGCCTCGACCTCGTACTCGCCGCCCAGGTAGCTCGCGATCGACTTCACCTTTCCCGGTGACTCGACGATGACGAGCTTGCGGCCCTTGCCAGCAGCCATGACTGTTCCTCGACTTCCTCGGTCGCACGTGCAGCGGATTCGTCGCTGCTCCGACGTGGACGCGGCTAGACCGTAACAGCCCGAACCCGACACGACCTGAACGGCTCACGCGGGGTCGTGCCGTCGCACCGCCTCGGATGCCGGGTGGCCCGGCAGGTGCCCGGCGGCCACCGGGCGTGGTAAGTTTAATGTTCAACACACGGAGGAGCCGACCATGACCGCCACCACCCGCGAGAGCGACCGCACCGCCACGACGAGCCCCGCGCCCGTGCTGTACCTCAGCCACGGCGCGCCGCCGCTCGCCGACGACGCGCGGTGGACCGGCCAGCTGGCCGACTGGTCGGCCTCCATCGACAAGCCCGAGAACGTGCTCATCGTCTCCGCCCACTGGGAGGACGCCCCGACGACGCTCGGCACGACGACCGGCGCCCCGCTCACCTACGACTTCTGGGGCTTCCCCCAGCACTACTACGAGGTGACCTACGACGCCCCGAACGCGCCGGGCCTCGCCGACGACGTGACGAAGCTGCTCACCGCCCCGGGAGCGGCGTCGTCGTCCGACGTGCACCGCGACGAGCAGCGCGGCCTCGACCACGGCGCCTACGTGCCGCTCAAGGAGATGTTCCCCGACGCCGACGTGCCGGTGCTGCAGATGTCGATGCCGACGCTCGACCCGCGGGGGCTGTTCGACATCGGCCGTCGCCTCGCCCCCCTGCGCGACCAGGGCACGATGATCGTGGGCTCCGGCTTCACGACCCACAACCTGCGGTGGTTCGACCCGCGCGCCGGCGCCGACGCCGCCGCCCCGCAGGCGAGCGCAGAGTTCGACCAGTGGGCGCAGGAGGCCATGCAGGCGCAGGACGTCGACAGCCTGCTCGACTTCCTCGCCAAGGCCCCGGCCGCCCGCGAGGCCCACCCCCGCACCGAGCACTTCGCGCCGCTCTTCGTCACCCTCGGCGCGGCCTACGAGTCCGGCGGCCTCGACAACCGCAGCGTCATCGACGGCTTCTGGTTCGGCCTCAGCAAGCGCAGCTGGCAGTTCGGCTGAGCCCCGGCGGGCCGGACGCCCGTGCGTCGGCTCACAGGGTCGGGCCGGAACTCGCCCCACCGGGCACCCGTTGTCGGGAGGTGGGGGCCACACACCGCGGTCGTGGCCCGGGAACTCCCCTGACCCCGGGCCGCGGCCGCTCCCCCGGCCTACCTGCCCGTCCCGGACGGCTGCCGCCCGCGACGGCGCCCGGTCGACGCCGGTGCGACAGCCTTTCGTCGGGGCCTGCAGCGTGGTCACCCGGGTGCGGCAGGGCGGCATCCGGAACCGGCCGCGGCCCCGTCCCGTCCTCGAGGGGCTGCCCGTAGAGTGTCCGTACGCTCGCCCGGCGGCACCTGCACCACGCCTGCACCACACGCCTCCGGCGGGCTCCGGGACCACCGTCCGGGCCCTCGGGCCACGGCCGGAACATAGGGGAAGGACCCGTTCGACGATGACCGATCAGCCCGCCACCGCTGCCGCGCAGCCGGCCCCCCTCGCGCCGCCCGCGGCCGACGCGTTCGCGCTGACGCCGCCCCCGGTGGCCGCGCCCGTCGCCGAGACCGCCGCGCCGAAGATGGCCCCCGCCGTGCCCGAGGCGGCGCTGCCCGGCCTCGACGCCAAGGTCGACACCTACCTCACCGACCTCATGAAGGCCGCGACGAAGTCGCCGGAGTGGGAGGCCAAGGCGGCCGACGTCCGCTCGATGGGCAACGACGAGGTGCGCTTCGCCGCCGAGAGCAGCAACCGCATGCTGCAGCTGCCGGTCAAGGCCCTCAACGACGGCAACCTCTCGGGCAGCTCGAAGGTCGGCAAGACCCTGCTCGACCTGCGCCGCACCGTCGAGGACCTCGACCCCGGGCAGGCGACGGGCGCGAAGAAGTTCCTCGGCATGATCCCGTTCGGCGACCGCGTCACCGACTACTTCCGCAAGTACCAGAGCAGCCAGAGCCACCTCAACGGCATCCTGCACTCGCTGCAGTCGGGGCAGGACGAGCTGACGAAGGACAACGTCGCCCTCAACCTCGAGAAGCGCTCGCTGTGGGACTCCATGGGTCGGCTCAACCAGTACGTCTACGTCGCCGAGCGGCTCGACGCCAAGCTCTCGGCCCAGGTCGCGACCCTCGACGCGACCGACCCCGAGAAGGCCAAGGCGATGCGCGAGGACGTCCTGTTCTACGTGCGCCAGAAGCACCAGGACCTGCTGACGCAGCTGGCCGTGTCGATCCAGAACTACCTCGCCATCGACATCGTCATCAAGAACAACATCGAGCTCATCAAGGGCGTCGACCGGGCCACGACGACGACGGTGTCGGCGCTG
This is a stretch of genomic DNA from Terracoccus luteus. It encodes these proteins:
- a CDS encoding toxic anion resistance protein codes for the protein MTDQPATAAAQPAPLAPPAADAFALTPPPVAAPVAETAAPKMAPAVPEAALPGLDAKVDTYLTDLMKAATKSPEWEAKAADVRSMGNDEVRFAAESSNRMLQLPVKALNDGNLSGSSKVGKTLLDLRRTVEDLDPGQATGAKKFLGMIPFGDRVTDYFRKYQSSQSHLNGILHSLQSGQDELTKDNVALNLEKRSLWDSMGRLNQYVYVAERLDAKLSAQVATLDATDPEKAKAMREDVLFYVRQKHQDLLTQLAVSIQNYLAIDIVIKNNIELIKGVDRATTTTVSALRTAVIVAQALNNQQLVLDQITALNTTTSGLIERTSELLKTNSARIQEQSASSTLSIESLQKAFANIYETMDAIDQFKVRALDNMAASIGTLETEVAKSRSYLDRVKAHDDRTASGTASGVLDLGAPR
- a CDS encoding dioxygenase; protein product: MTATTRESDRTATTSPAPVLYLSHGAPPLADDARWTGQLADWSASIDKPENVLIVSAHWEDAPTTLGTTTGAPLTYDFWGFPQHYYEVTYDAPNAPGLADDVTKLLTAPGAASSSDVHRDEQRGLDHGAYVPLKEMFPDADVPVLQMSMPTLDPRGLFDIGRRLAPLRDQGTMIVGSGFTTHNLRWFDPRAGADAAAPQASAEFDQWAQEAMQAQDVDSLLDFLAKAPAAREAHPRTEHFAPLFVTLGAAYESGGLDNRSVIDGFWFGLSKRSWQFG
- the topA gene encoding type I DNA topoisomerase, coding for MAAGKGRKLVIVESPGKVKSIASYLGGEYEVEASIGHIRDLPNPSELPADMKKGPYGRFAVDVDNGFDPYYVVDADKKKKVAELRRKLKDASELYLATDEDREGEAIAWHLLEALKPRVPVKRMVFHEITREAIQRAVNDTREIDTAMVDAQETRRILDRLYGYEVSPVLWRKVRQGLSAGRVQSVATRMVVERERERMAFVRASYWDVEGEFTPESAGQHFTARLSQVDGARVATGRDFSDAGVLTGRGTVQLDEGLARRIAEAVVATTAVVSDVQEKPYTRRPSAPFTTSTLQQEASRKLRLSSKNAMRVAQRLYEGGYITYMRTDSTTLSDAALTAARSQARDLYGAEYVPESPRRYEKKVKNAQEAHEAVRPAGDRFRSPAQVAGELRGEDFALYELIWKRTVASQMADARGSTATVKLTVDTGIEGAQQVEFSASGTIITFRGFLAAYEEGRDDEAAARAQAAEEERRLPKVSEGVQLEVVRAEADGHETSPPARYTEATLVKAMEERGIGRPSTYASTIGTIQDRGYVFTKGQALVPTWLAFAVTRLLEEHFGNLVDYEFTASMEEDLDRIANGDEGRVDWLKRFYFGDEATSGAGLRALVDDLGEIDAREISTIPLGEGMVVRVGRYGPYVEEVVPGGVDLSTGEVAEGAEVPAAPRRATITDDVAPDEMTPAKARELLEAAADDGKVLGQDPATGHDIVAKAGRYGPYVTEVLPENAEEAPAKGRKKAVKAKPRTASLFQDMDLSTIDLDAALRLLSLPRVVGADAEGVEITAQNGRYGPYLKKGTDSRSLTSEQQLFDITLDEALAIYAQPKQRGRAAAAAPLKELGEDPASGKPVVVKDGRFGPYVTDGETNATLRKDDDPESITPERGFELLAEKRAKGPTTRKRAVKKTAKKTTKRAPAKKATAKKA